From Euzebya sp., one genomic window encodes:
- a CDS encoding acyl-CoA dehydrogenase family protein, which yields MAELLSPEAEQFGAVVTDALEAEGGVDLARAAEADPDVRVGYGELLGSLGVWDLDPSTDGVELEAAAAACRAAGRVALPYPVAERVAATGLDGVDALVHVDPDVPRVGHAGLGLVWRAVRDGFSSAVVEEAAPVRSRLGFFAADVVVGPWAETEGRDELARLVTLQCWTLLGVLDGTAGHTYRYVTEREQFGAPLASFQALRFALTDVEVHRLGLVELARYTLWSLGEDRPSAWGDALALRLAALEAAEAVFRICHQAHGAIGFCDESDLSWLSRHSQVLRRLPWGRSQTEAALVAELSQVPLAGPFSG from the coding sequence GTGGCTGAGCTCCTGAGCCCCGAGGCCGAGCAGTTCGGCGCCGTCGTCACCGACGCGCTGGAGGCGGAGGGCGGCGTGGACCTGGCCCGGGCGGCCGAGGCCGACCCCGACGTGCGGGTGGGGTACGGCGAGCTGCTCGGGTCGCTGGGGGTGTGGGACCTGGACCCCTCCACCGATGGTGTGGAGCTCGAAGCCGCCGCCGCGGCGTGCCGGGCAGCGGGACGGGTGGCGCTGCCGTACCCGGTGGCCGAGCGTGTCGCCGCGACGGGGCTCGACGGCGTCGACGCGCTGGTGCACGTCGACCCGGACGTCCCCCGGGTGGGGCACGCGGGGTTGGGGTTGGTGTGGCGGGCGGTGCGTGACGGGTTCTCCTCGGCCGTGGTCGAGGAGGCCGCGCCGGTGCGGAGCCGGTTGGGGTTCTTCGCCGCGGATGTCGTCGTCGGGCCGTGGGCGGAGACGGAGGGCCGGGACGAGCTCGCGCGGCTGGTCACCCTGCAGTGCTGGACGTTGCTGGGGGTGCTGGACGGCACCGCGGGCCACACCTACCGGTACGTGACCGAGCGCGAGCAGTTCGGCGCCCCGCTGGCCAGCTTCCAGGCCCTGCGGTTCGCGTTGACCGACGTCGAGGTCCACCGGTTGGGCCTGGTCGAGTTGGCCCGCTACACGCTGTGGTCGCTCGGCGAGGACCGGCCATCGGCCTGGGGGGACGCGCTGGCCCTGCGGCTGGCCGCGCTCGAGGCGGCCGAGGCGGTCTTCCGGATCTGCCACCAGGCGCACGGTGCGATCGGGTTCTGCGACGAGTCGGACCTGTCGTGGCTGTCCCGCCACAGCCAGGTGCTGCGCCGGCTGCCGTGGGGGCGCTCCCAGACCGAGGCGGCGCTGGTCGCCGAGCTGTCGCAGGTGCCGTTGGCGGGGCCGTTCAGCGGGTGA